Proteins encoded together in one Aliidongia dinghuensis window:
- a CDS encoding glutathione S-transferase N-terminal domain-containing protein — protein MTLDHPIFVRWPAQYPDRLQLFSLPTPNGVKVGIMLEETGLTYEPHRIDILADESHDPAFLALNPNGKIPAIYDPDGPSGRPLALFESGAILIYLADKTGQFLSTDPNTRYETIQWLMWQMGGVGPMFGQVGFFNKFAGKAYEDKRPRDRYATESARLLGVLDERLAGRDWVMGADYSIADISLLGWVRNLIGFYEARELVGFDRFLHVQAWLDRGLARPAVRRGLEVTAG, from the coding sequence GTGACGCTCGATCATCCAATTTTCGTGCGCTGGCCGGCGCAGTACCCCGATCGGCTCCAGCTCTTTTCCCTGCCGACGCCTAACGGAGTGAAGGTCGGCATCATGCTGGAGGAGACGGGCCTCACCTATGAGCCCCACCGGATCGACATCCTGGCGGATGAAAGCCACGACCCGGCCTTTCTGGCACTCAACCCCAACGGCAAGATTCCCGCAATCTACGACCCCGACGGGCCGAGCGGCCGGCCGCTGGCGTTGTTTGAATCGGGCGCGATCCTGATCTATCTCGCCGACAAGACGGGGCAGTTCCTCTCGACCGATCCCAACACGCGCTACGAAACGATCCAGTGGCTGATGTGGCAGATGGGCGGCGTCGGGCCGATGTTCGGCCAAGTCGGCTTCTTCAACAAATTCGCCGGCAAGGCCTATGAGGACAAGCGCCCGCGCGACCGCTACGCAACCGAGTCAGCGCGGCTGCTCGGTGTCCTCGACGAACGGCTCGCGGGCCGCGACTGGGTGATGGGCGCTGACTACAGCATCGCCGATATTTCGCTGCTCGGCTGGGTGCGCAACCTGATCGGCTTTTACGAAGCGCGCGAGCTCGTCGGCTTCGACCGCTTTCTTCATGTGCAGGCGTGGCTCGACCGCGGCCTCGCGCGTCCGGCGGTGCGGCGCGGGCTGGAAGTGACTGCGGGCTAG
- a CDS encoding cupin domain-containing protein — translation MKIRTIIAATCAALAFSMAGSMAGPASAHDGEAETVTKNFEAAIPNISGKSLIAVEVDYAPGAASPSHAHAKSAFIYAYVISGAIESKVNDGETRIYRAGESWSESPGAFHSISRNASKTEPAKLLAVFVLDTNDKALTTPAK, via the coding sequence ATGAAGATCCGAACCATCATCGCCGCCACCTGTGCCGCCCTCGCCTTCTCGATGGCCGGCTCGATGGCCGGCCCCGCCTCCGCCCATGACGGCGAAGCGGAAACCGTCACGAAGAACTTCGAGGCGGCCATTCCCAATATCTCTGGCAAATCGCTGATCGCCGTGGAGGTCGATTACGCGCCGGGCGCAGCCTCTCCGTCACACGCCCACGCGAAGTCGGCTTTCATCTACGCCTATGTGATCTCGGGTGCGATCGAGTCGAAGGTGAATGACGGCGAGACGCGCATCTATCGGGCAGGCGAGAGCTGGTCCGAATCACCGGGCGCGTTCCATTCGATCAGCCGCAATGCGAGCAAGACCGAGCCGGCGAAGCTGCTCGCCGTCTTCGTCCTCGACACCAATGACAAAGCGCTGACCACGCCCGCCAAATAA
- a CDS encoding tetratricopeptide repeat protein, translated as MQKAPTSDLTGIQVAAESPEAYIPGDRRRALAAGREMPDRVHGAALFADISGFTPLTEALANELGAQRGAEHITASLNGVFHAVISDLDRYGGEVIYFSGDAITCWIDGDDGSRATACGLAMQETMRGMQEVVTPSGTRVSLAIKIAVAAGNARRFAVGDPDVQRIDVLAGRLIDSLAEAEHHARKGEVILDKSTLDLLAGRVEIVEVRTDHTSGSTFGVARRMSVDVCQSSKPPGLVTLPDEVVRQWLLPAIYERLRARRGEFIAELRPACPVFVRFGGIDYDNDEEAIAKLDTFIRAVQHIVMSFGGNLLHLSLGDKGAYLCAVFGSPVAHEDDAARAAAASLKLRELSATTAVADIQIGLTYGRLRSGMYGHQLRQAFTCLGDAVNTAARLMSHAPPGEIYASEQVRAAAGEAFAWKSLAPILVKGRADPLPIFALIGSKRSVSRSHAVHELPLVGRRDELDFLEARFDECLKGRGQVVGISAEAGAGKSRLLREFVHRMDERRLRVAVGECQSYGTNISYFVWRSVWMTLLDVDVASPTREQIRSLESRLFAIDPSLASRSPLLSGLLDLPIRDNELTASFDAKLRKASLENLLLECLRACSRDTPLIVVLEDCHWIDTLSRDLLGVLARASYDVRVFFVLAYRPTGSVGGGLGIESLPYFSEVALRELDADQAAAFVCSTVSRIVGTDSGPPADLVKRVTDRAQGNPLYIEELINFILGRGIDLQDDAALDKLELPDSLHSLILSRIDTVGEVPRRALKVASVVGRVFPAAMLPGVYPELGELEDVEQQLATLLEANLLNLDVEAARTYVFKHSMTQEVVYESLPFGFRSILHERAAGYIERTRPEAIDRQLDLLAHHYWHTENVPKKREYLRRAGAAAQAAYANAAAIDYFERLVPLLEDNLRVEVMLKLGSVLELIGDWHRAEEVDNQALVLAGRLGNTVAAAWCETALAEVARKQGRFEEAVARLERAAISFDAAKELAGVGRVQHLLGTVAAQRGDYDTAVEKYVSSLGIRERLGDKVSMGALLSNLGIIAEYRGDYEESRAFHERAMELRTALGDHRAIAISMNNLGMIAAFQKQFEEARDWFERSMSFSREVGDAWMVALCHNNLGNAARGLRDYESARKHYADALRSYRNYDDRWALAFLLEDIGMLAALTDDAPAAFELIGCADALRETIGTPRAPPLEATIAKELAAVGSTMSENEQHSLHSRGRSLDVAEATDRALGVCLGGAEGGEARRSNDRTLT; from the coding sequence ATGCAAAAGGCGCCGACAAGCGACCTTACGGGTATTCAGGTCGCCGCAGAGAGTCCCGAAGCGTACATTCCCGGAGACCGTCGGCGTGCGCTTGCTGCCGGGCGCGAGATGCCGGACCGCGTTCACGGTGCGGCGCTCTTCGCCGACATTTCAGGGTTTACGCCGCTCACTGAAGCCCTGGCGAATGAGCTTGGCGCCCAACGCGGTGCCGAACATATCACCGCGAGCCTGAATGGCGTTTTTCACGCCGTGATATCGGATCTCGACCGGTATGGCGGAGAGGTCATTTACTTCAGCGGCGATGCGATCACCTGCTGGATCGACGGCGACGACGGTTCACGCGCCACCGCATGCGGTCTCGCGATGCAGGAGACGATGCGGGGCATGCAGGAAGTCGTCACGCCATCCGGTACTCGGGTTTCGCTGGCGATAAAGATCGCAGTCGCGGCGGGAAACGCGCGGCGCTTCGCCGTCGGGGACCCGGACGTGCAGCGTATCGACGTTCTCGCTGGGCGTTTGATCGATTCACTCGCTGAGGCCGAGCATCACGCTCGCAAGGGCGAAGTCATACTCGACAAGTCCACGCTCGATCTTCTGGCTGGGCGTGTCGAGATTGTCGAGGTCCGGACCGATCACACGAGCGGCAGTACTTTCGGTGTTGCGCGGCGGATGAGCGTGGATGTGTGCCAGTCATCGAAGCCGCCCGGGCTGGTCACGCTTCCCGACGAGGTCGTCCGGCAGTGGCTGCTGCCGGCAATCTACGAGCGGCTGCGCGCAAGGCGAGGTGAATTCATCGCGGAACTGCGACCCGCCTGTCCCGTCTTCGTCCGATTCGGCGGCATCGACTACGACAACGACGAGGAGGCAATAGCAAAGCTCGACACCTTTATTCGAGCTGTGCAGCACATTGTCATGTCGTTCGGGGGTAACCTGCTTCATCTCTCCCTGGGCGACAAGGGTGCCTACCTCTGTGCGGTGTTCGGTTCGCCGGTTGCCCATGAGGATGATGCCGCGCGAGCCGCGGCGGCATCCCTGAAATTGCGGGAGCTGTCCGCGACGACGGCGGTGGCTGACATCCAGATCGGCCTTACCTATGGCCGACTGCGCAGCGGTATGTACGGGCATCAGCTGAGGCAGGCGTTCACATGTCTCGGGGACGCGGTCAACACAGCCGCCCGGCTCATGTCCCATGCGCCGCCCGGCGAGATCTATGCCTCCGAACAAGTCCGTGCAGCTGCTGGCGAGGCGTTTGCGTGGAAATCGCTTGCCCCCATCCTCGTCAAGGGTCGAGCCGACCCTCTGCCGATCTTTGCACTGATCGGTTCGAAACGTTCCGTGTCGCGCTCCCACGCCGTTCACGAATTGCCGCTCGTCGGTCGTCGCGACGAACTCGATTTTCTCGAGGCACGATTCGATGAATGCCTCAAGGGACGTGGCCAGGTGGTCGGGATTTCTGCCGAAGCGGGTGCGGGGAAGTCGCGGCTACTGCGCGAATTCGTGCATAGGATGGACGAGCGTCGACTGCGCGTCGCGGTGGGAGAGTGCCAATCGTACGGCACCAATATCAGCTACTTCGTTTGGCGCAGCGTCTGGATGACGCTTCTTGACGTTGACGTCGCCAGCCCCACGCGCGAGCAGATACGCTCGCTTGAGAGCCGCCTTTTCGCGATCGATCCTTCGTTGGCCTCCCGTTCGCCGCTGCTCTCCGGGCTTCTCGACCTGCCGATTCGCGACAATGAGCTTACCGCGAGCTTCGACGCCAAACTGCGAAAGGCGTCGCTCGAGAATCTCCTGTTGGAATGCCTGCGCGCGTGTTCGCGCGACACGCCTTTGATCGTCGTGCTCGAGGATTGCCACTGGATCGACACGTTATCGAGAGACCTGCTCGGGGTGCTGGCGCGCGCAAGTTACGACGTTCGGGTGTTCTTTGTTCTAGCGTACCGCCCGACCGGCAGTGTAGGCGGGGGACTTGGCATCGAGTCGTTGCCGTACTTTTCCGAAGTTGCGCTACGGGAACTCGATGCGGATCAGGCCGCAGCGTTCGTTTGCTCGACGGTCTCCCGCATTGTCGGAACGGATTCCGGACCGCCAGCCGACCTCGTGAAGCGCGTCACCGACCGTGCGCAGGGCAATCCCCTCTACATCGAGGAACTGATCAACTTCATTCTCGGCCGAGGAATCGATCTGCAAGATGACGCGGCGTTGGACAAGCTCGAACTGCCCGATAGCCTGCACAGCCTGATCCTCAGTCGCATTGACACCGTCGGCGAAGTGCCCCGTAGAGCACTGAAGGTGGCAAGCGTCGTTGGCCGAGTTTTCCCCGCCGCCATGCTGCCTGGCGTCTATCCGGAGCTGGGGGAACTTGAAGACGTCGAACAACAACTCGCGACGCTGCTCGAAGCAAACCTTCTGAACCTGGATGTCGAGGCCGCTCGGACGTACGTCTTCAAGCACTCGATGACGCAGGAGGTCGTCTACGAGAGCCTGCCGTTCGGCTTCCGGTCGATACTGCATGAGCGTGCCGCCGGATACATCGAGCGCACGCGACCTGAAGCGATCGACCGTCAGCTCGACTTGCTGGCGCACCATTATTGGCATACGGAGAACGTTCCCAAGAAGCGAGAATACCTTCGGCGTGCCGGCGCTGCGGCGCAAGCCGCGTACGCGAATGCGGCGGCAATCGATTATTTCGAGCGTCTGGTCCCGCTGCTCGAGGACAATTTGCGCGTGGAGGTCATGCTCAAGCTGGGTTCCGTGCTGGAGCTGATCGGCGATTGGCATCGAGCGGAGGAGGTCGATAACCAGGCTCTCGTTTTGGCTGGAAGACTCGGCAACACCGTGGCGGCAGCATGGTGTGAAACCGCGCTTGCGGAGGTCGCACGAAAGCAAGGTCGCTTCGAAGAAGCCGTTGCCCGACTTGAGCGCGCCGCGATCTCATTCGACGCTGCCAAGGAATTGGCCGGTGTCGGAAGGGTTCAGCATCTCCTCGGCACCGTGGCAGCGCAGCGAGGTGACTATGACACGGCCGTCGAAAAATATGTGTCGAGCCTGGGCATTCGCGAACGGCTTGGGGATAAAGTGAGCATGGGCGCCTTGCTGTCCAACCTCGGCATCATCGCCGAGTACCGAGGCGATTACGAGGAATCGCGGGCATTCCATGAGCGTGCGATGGAATTGAGGACCGCACTCGGCGACCACCGGGCGATCGCCATATCGATGAACAATTTAGGAATGATCGCTGCCTTTCAGAAGCAATTTGAAGAAGCGCGTGATTGGTTTGAGCGGTCAATGAGCTTCAGCCGGGAAGTTGGCGACGCCTGGATGGTAGCACTCTGCCATAACAATCTGGGCAACGCGGCGCGTGGGCTGCGTGATTACGAATCCGCCCGGAAGCATTACGCGGACGCTCTTCGCAGCTATCGCAACTACGACGATCGGTGGGCGCTGGCGTTTCTATTGGAAGATATCGGCATGCTCGCGGCGCTCACGGACGACGCACCCGCAGCGTTCGAGCTGATCGGCTGTGCCGATGCGCTCCGGGAAACAATCGGGACCCCGCGCGCGCCCCCGCTGGAAGCCACGATAGCTAAGGAGTTGGCTGCCGTCGGTTCGACCATGTCGGAAAACGAGCAGCATTCGTTGCATTCGAGGGGTCGATCATTGGATGTCGCGGAAGCTACCGACCGCGCGCTGGGGGTTTGTCTTGGGGGCGCGGAAGGTGGCGAGGCCAGGAGGTCGAATGACCGTACGCTGACCTAG
- a CDS encoding DUF2867 domain-containing protein: MRAHQVVAVALPRECGIAAWSDDADLADAFAIELDPADAAKGVDHLARCVMDDPPLWLRTLLRMRDTFVAVFGIKTSAQLRLRAAAEGAAHIDFFRVHSRSQSEVIVGEDDRHLDFRASIMIRDGRNGRAELVATTVVHCHNVLGRTYLAVIAPFHRFIVQANLRRASESKWKLSAPTIAPHA; this comes from the coding sequence ATGCGTGCCCACCAAGTAGTCGCGGTTGCTCTGCCTCGCGAATGCGGCATCGCCGCCTGGTCCGATGATGCCGACTTGGCGGACGCTTTCGCGATTGAGCTTGATCCGGCCGATGCCGCGAAAGGCGTCGATCATCTTGCTCGATGCGTCATGGACGATCCGCCCCTTTGGCTTCGAACGCTTCTGCGTATGCGAGACACGTTTGTCGCAGTGTTTGGCATCAAGACCTCGGCTCAGCTCCGTCTCCGGGCGGCGGCCGAGGGGGCGGCTCATATCGATTTCTTTCGCGTCCATTCCCGATCCCAAAGCGAGGTGATCGTGGGCGAGGACGACCGGCATCTGGACTTCCGTGCTTCCATCATGATCCGCGATGGGCGGAATGGCCGCGCTGAACTCGTCGCGACAACTGTGGTCCACTGCCACAATGTATTGGGTCGCACCTACCTTGCCGTGATTGCGCCGTTTCACCGTTTCATTGTCCAGGCAAATCTGAGGCGGGCTTCGGAAAGCAAATGGAAATTGAGCGCTCCGACTATTGCTCCGCACGCGTGA
- a CDS encoding carboxymuconolactone decarboxylase family protein has protein sequence MMPRTTALNLEQVPAESQPTLGAFTKNIGFTPNMMATFAQSPIAFNAWATLLGSLSKALDVKTRDSIGLAVSEVNGCNYCLTVHSFTAEHMAKLPADEIILARKGHATDRKRDAAVQFARKVIETRGQVSDADLKAVRDAGYTDANVMEIVALVAMYSLTNFFNNVFDPEKDFPAVTPAGSI, from the coding sequence ATGATGCCAAGGACCACAGCTCTCAATCTGGAACAGGTGCCGGCCGAATCGCAACCGACTCTCGGTGCGTTCACCAAGAACATCGGGTTCACCCCAAATATGATGGCGACCTTCGCGCAGAGCCCGATCGCGTTCAACGCCTGGGCCACCCTGCTCGGCTCGTTGAGCAAGGCGCTCGACGTGAAGACGCGTGACAGCATCGGCCTCGCTGTCTCCGAAGTGAATGGCTGCAACTACTGCCTGACGGTTCACAGCTTTACGGCCGAGCATATGGCCAAGCTGCCCGCCGATGAAATCATTCTCGCTCGGAAGGGCCATGCCACCGACCGGAAGCGGGACGCCGCCGTCCAGTTTGCGCGCAAAGTCATCGAGACTCGAGGGCAGGTCAGCGACGCCGATCTGAAAGCCGTCCGCGATGCCGGCTACACGGATGCAAACGTGATGGAGATCGTCGCGCTGGTGGCCATGTACTCCCTGACGAACTTCTTCAATAACGTGTTCGATCCCGAGAAGGACTTTCCCGCCGTTACACCGGCCGGCTCGATCTGA
- a CDS encoding YkgB family protein, with the protein MTNLTNLTRLQIAEQGAGSLNFLALLRWALVAIFLWFGGMKFTAYEAAGIAPFIEHSPIMSWLHTLFGIQGASYVIGVLELSTAAALILGAFQPIFSALGAAMSAATYLITLTFFLSTPGVAEATAGGFPAISAAPGQFLLKDLVLLAASLSLLLASVQGPWLNVQKS; encoded by the coding sequence ATGACCAATCTTACAAACCTGACTCGTCTTCAAATCGCTGAACAGGGTGCTGGCTCTCTCAACTTCCTGGCTCTGCTTAGATGGGCTTTGGTCGCTATCTTTCTTTGGTTCGGCGGAATGAAGTTCACTGCATACGAAGCAGCCGGTATCGCTCCGTTTATCGAACACAGTCCGATCATGAGCTGGCTGCACACCCTATTCGGAATTCAAGGGGCAAGCTACGTTATTGGCGTGCTTGAGCTATCCACCGCTGCAGCTCTTATTCTTGGGGCCTTTCAGCCCATTTTTTCCGCATTGGGAGCGGCGATGTCCGCTGCGACCTATCTTATCACGCTCACCTTCTTCTTGAGCACGCCTGGCGTAGCAGAAGCGACGGCGGGCGGATTTCCGGCGATTTCGGCAGCACCGGGCCAGTTCCTTCTTAAGGACCTGGTTCTGTTGGCTGCATCGCTTTCCCTTCTCTTGGCATCTGTACAAGGCCCGTGGCTCAACGTTCAGAAATCATGA
- a CDS encoding cupredoxin domain-containing protein codes for MLDRRQFMLALAVGAYAPPLRAETAARPIHRVEIKGFAFEPARIEVRAGDTVEWINRDFAPHTATADNNGWDTGLLKKEATGRLVTTQPGVLSYHCAFHPHMEGVIIVVA; via the coding sequence ATGCTCGACAGACGCCAATTCATGCTGGCGCTGGCGGTTGGGGCTTACGCCCCACCGCTTCGTGCCGAAACGGCCGCACGGCCGATCCACCGGGTTGAGATCAAAGGCTTCGCCTTCGAGCCAGCACGCATCGAAGTGCGCGCCGGCGACACCGTCGAATGGATCAATCGGGATTTCGCCCCGCATACGGCGACGGCGGACAATAACGGATGGGACACCGGCTTACTGAAGAAAGAGGCAACGGGTCGCCTGGTGACGACGCAGCCGGGCGTGCTCAGCTACCACTGCGCGTTCCATCCGCACATGGAAGGCGTGATTATCGTCGTGGCCTAG
- a CDS encoding nitroreductase family protein, translated as MTNAVIECIVSRSAAKYYDPAATLSDDQIRELVRIGTTAPTSFHLQNWRFIAVRTPEAKARLSPIAWNQPAITDAAVTFIVCGQLVETSVIPQRLAPLVEAGVMPAAMVPEWEIPARNLYMAYPQRRRDEAVRTASFGAAAMIYAARSLGLGSTPMIGFDADAVHREFGLAEDEVPVLLLSIGAERPGNWPQKPRRPVADVLDLV; from the coding sequence ATGACCAACGCCGTCATCGAATGTATCGTGAGCCGCAGCGCGGCCAAGTACTACGACCCTGCCGCCACCTTGAGCGACGACCAAATCCGCGAGCTGGTGCGAATCGGCACCACCGCGCCGACATCCTTTCACTTGCAGAACTGGCGCTTCATCGCCGTACGCACGCCGGAAGCCAAAGCTCGGCTGAGTCCGATCGCTTGGAATCAGCCCGCGATCACCGACGCAGCCGTCACCTTCATCGTCTGCGGCCAGCTGGTCGAGACCAGCGTGATACCACAGCGCCTGGCACCGCTGGTGGAAGCGGGCGTCATGCCGGCAGCGATGGTGCCGGAATGGGAAATCCCCGCACGCAATCTGTATATGGCGTACCCGCAGCGCCGGCGCGACGAGGCCGTGCGCACCGCCAGCTTCGGCGCGGCGGCGATGATCTATGCGGCCCGCTCCCTGGGCCTGGGTTCGACGCCGATGATCGGTTTCGATGCCGACGCAGTGCACCGCGAGTTCGGACTGGCCGAGGACGAAGTGCCGGTCCTGCTCTTGTCCATCGGGGCGGAGCGGCCGGGCAACTGGCCGCAGAAGCCGCGCCGCCCGGTGGCCGACGTGCTGGATCTCGTCTGA
- a CDS encoding lytic transglycosylase domain-containing protein: protein MPSAVRMIAIGLVALAVFSATNLVYQVIRKPSEMFFPVSGVLNKMPAETWRQYAPLFREYSTAAITPELLAALAQVEAAGNPVARTYWRWRLTTNPFAIYQPASSSVGLYQMTDPAFAEARRYCIRRHTVVESGAWNDWRSCWFNGLYTRVVPSHAIELTAVFLDRATSAILIRERMPSASSQQKQDLAAIIHLCGAGPASDFAHRGFRLAPGERCGDHDPATYLARVHAMTKEFLRLAADEQSER from the coding sequence ATGCCGTCTGCGGTGCGCATGATTGCCATCGGGTTGGTGGCCCTCGCCGTCTTCTCGGCTACGAATCTCGTCTATCAGGTGATACGCAAGCCATCGGAAATGTTTTTTCCGGTGAGCGGCGTGCTCAACAAGATGCCTGCCGAGACCTGGCGCCAGTACGCGCCGCTCTTCCGTGAATATTCCACTGCGGCCATCACGCCCGAACTGCTGGCGGCGCTGGCCCAGGTCGAAGCCGCCGGCAATCCGGTCGCTCGCACCTATTGGCGCTGGCGACTGACCACGAATCCTTTCGCGATATACCAGCCCGCATCGAGCTCCGTCGGCTTGTACCAGATGACCGACCCGGCCTTCGCCGAGGCGCGGCGCTATTGCATTCGCCGCCACACGGTCGTCGAGAGCGGCGCATGGAATGATTGGCGCTCGTGCTGGTTCAACGGCCTCTATACCCGTGTCGTGCCCAGCCATGCGATCGAACTCACGGCCGTATTTCTGGACCGCGCCACCTCGGCGATTCTCATACGCGAGCGCATGCCGTCCGCGAGTTCGCAGCAGAAGCAGGACCTCGCCGCCATCATCCATCTCTGCGGCGCAGGCCCCGCGTCAGACTTCGCGCACCGTGGATTTCGACTGGCGCCGGGCGAACGCTGCGGCGATCACGATCCGGCGACATATCTCGCTCGCGTCCATGCGATGACGAAGGAGTTTCTGCGCCTCGCCGCCGATGAGCAGAGCGAGCGCTGA
- the pdxR gene encoding MocR-like pyridoxine biosynthesis transcription factor PdxR translates to MRKPLNLNLDRTAKIPLAEQIRTGVAAAIDGGVLEPGARLPSWQDLAAQLGVARGTVRIAYEKLAAAQLIEASRATGTRVAQRPRTVVRSEPPPDSGSFMETYQEMTRRPAFFKVGVPATETFPASLFARIRAHAVRAEASAPPFYPDPRGELELRREIAGYLAIARGINCSPSQVIVTGGFSAGLGLALSVLGLAGHTAWVENPGFPWSRKGLELARLSLAPIPVDGDGIDIDHGLRHYPDAKLVLVTPGQQAPLGPTLSLERRLRLLEWAAANQVWVIEDDYLSELQLVGRAAPALASLDRDGRVIHIGSFSKTISPTVRLGFLVAPVELISRFTEVAACLAPPPGPVVQFAIAEFMREGHYMRHLRRTKRAYAAKRQALLDCLQSRVGADHLAASGLAVLLKLPKGTPDVAVAREALTFGMSPSPLSAWYASPDSAESGLLLGVATTPTRNLVPICDQLLELIRRFS, encoded by the coding sequence ATGAGAAAGCCGCTGAACCTGAATCTCGACCGTACCGCGAAGATACCTTTGGCTGAGCAGATCAGAACGGGGGTGGCTGCGGCGATCGATGGCGGCGTGCTGGAGCCCGGCGCGCGCTTGCCTTCATGGCAGGATCTCGCGGCCCAACTCGGTGTCGCGCGCGGGACCGTGCGGATCGCTTATGAGAAGCTGGCCGCCGCCCAGTTGATCGAGGCGTCGCGGGCGACTGGCACGCGCGTCGCACAGCGTCCTCGCACCGTCGTAAGGAGCGAGCCGCCGCCGGATTCAGGCTCATTCATGGAGACCTATCAGGAGATGACGCGGAGACCCGCGTTCTTCAAAGTGGGTGTCCCGGCGACCGAAACCTTTCCAGCAAGCTTATTCGCGCGCATTCGCGCGCACGCAGTCCGTGCCGAGGCGAGCGCTCCTCCCTTCTATCCCGACCCTCGCGGCGAGCTCGAGCTGAGGCGGGAAATCGCGGGCTATCTTGCCATCGCCCGCGGCATCAATTGCTCGCCATCTCAGGTCATCGTCACCGGGGGGTTCAGCGCAGGGCTCGGCCTGGCGCTCAGCGTCCTTGGCCTGGCTGGACATACCGCCTGGGTCGAGAACCCGGGCTTCCCCTGGTCCAGGAAGGGACTCGAGCTCGCGCGCCTGTCCCTCGCTCCGATCCCGGTTGATGGCGACGGGATCGATATCGACCATGGGCTGCGCCATTATCCTGATGCCAAGCTCGTCCTCGTGACGCCCGGTCAGCAGGCGCCACTTGGTCCCACCCTATCGCTTGAGCGGCGCCTTCGTTTGCTCGAGTGGGCAGCCGCGAACCAGGTCTGGGTGATCGAAGACGACTATCTGAGCGAGCTGCAATTGGTGGGCAGGGCCGCGCCAGCGCTCGCGTCGCTCGACCGGGATGGGCGCGTCATTCACATCGGCTCGTTCAGCAAGACGATCAGCCCGACGGTTCGGCTCGGCTTTCTGGTGGCACCGGTCGAACTGATCTCTCGGTTCACGGAGGTGGCAGCGTGTCTCGCGCCGCCGCCGGGCCCTGTGGTGCAATTCGCGATCGCCGAGTTCATGCGCGAGGGCCACTATATGCGCCATCTCCGGCGCACCAAGCGCGCCTATGCCGCCAAGCGACAGGCGCTGCTGGATTGCCTTCAATCACGCGTCGGCGCTGATCATCTCGCTGCCTCCGGTTTGGCCGTGCTGCTGAAATTGCCGAAAGGAACACCGGACGTCGCCGTGGCACGCGAAGCGTTGACGTTCGGCATGTCTCCGTCGCCGCTTTCGGCCTGGTATGCGTCGCCCGACAGCGCCGAGTCTGGGCTTCTGCTGGGTGTCGCGACCACGCCGACGAGGAACCTTGTTCCAATCTGTGATCAGCTCCTCGAATTAATCCGTCGGTTCAGCTGA
- a CDS encoding MFS transporter, translating into MNFLGCGGLAFTGVALDFAVQMNLVLGQRAIYGLEAASRGRLNALYMTSIFIGGAVGSAVASEIHALGGWLAIAVLGATFPLIPLIWFAFLSPGVNRHRRVTAVRFRASS; encoded by the coding sequence GTGAATTTCTTGGGGTGCGGCGGCCTCGCGTTCACCGGCGTTGCCCTCGATTTCGCCGTCCAGATGAACCTCGTGCTCGGGCAGCGCGCCATCTATGGGCTCGAAGCGGCGAGCCGTGGCCGGCTCAATGCGCTCTACATGACGAGCATTTTCATCGGCGGCGCGGTCGGCTCGGCAGTGGCCAGCGAAATCCATGCCCTCGGCGGCTGGTTGGCCATCGCCGTCCTGGGCGCGACATTTCCCCTGATCCCGCTGATCTGGTTCGCGTTCCTTTCGCCGGGTGTGAATCGGCACCGAAGGGTAACTGCGGTAAGATTCCGGGCAAGCTCTTGA
- a CDS encoding DUF4142 domain-containing protein, protein MTAIALVSAAGVAHAQAGLNDLEIAHAAYTADTIDIDYAKIALAKTKNPEVRRFAELMIRDHTAVNEGAAALLAKLKVQPKDNAFSQSLISGAAAKKTELNALDGVAFDRAYAANELAYHQVVNKTLSETWIPTVQNGEVKAFLTQALVTFRVHEEHAGHMVGALK, encoded by the coding sequence TTGACCGCCATCGCGCTGGTTTCGGCCGCCGGCGTCGCCCATGCCCAGGCCGGGCTGAACGACCTCGAGATCGCGCACGCCGCCTACACGGCGGACACCATCGATATCGATTACGCCAAGATCGCGCTCGCCAAGACGAAGAACCCGGAGGTACGCCGCTTCGCCGAACTGATGATCCGCGACCACACGGCGGTGAACGAGGGGGCGGCCGCGCTTCTCGCCAAGCTGAAGGTTCAGCCTAAGGACAATGCGTTCAGCCAGTCGTTGATCTCAGGCGCCGCGGCCAAGAAAACCGAACTCAACGCCCTCGACGGCGTGGCGTTCGACCGCGCCTACGCCGCAAACGAGCTGGCCTACCACCAGGTCGTGAACAAAACCCTCAGCGAGACCTGGATCCCGACCGTCCAGAACGGAGAGGTCAAGGCCTTCCTGACTCAGGCGCTCGTCACTTTCCGCGTTCACGAAGAGCATGCCGGCCACATGGTCGGTGCGCTGAAGTAG